DNA from Triticum aestivum cultivar Chinese Spring chromosome 7D, IWGSC CS RefSeq v2.1, whole genome shotgun sequence:
CGTTTGGGTGGGGAAATTTAGATGGCGACCTAAAAAAAGTTGGGATGGTTTGGTTGGTGACCTTAACGTTCATGCCTGGCTAAAATGTATGCTTAATCTCTGCCTAACAATGCAAGTTTGAGAGCATCTTGTTTGGTTTGTGCCTGCAGGAGAAGTGGAGAACCTTAAAATGTTTCGGAGGGTAGCGGGATTGTAACACTGCGGAGAGAAAAATTGAAGAGTAGAATCGTGACTGTGCGTGCACTTGAGCCTGGCCTTCAAATTTTGTAGGCCTGGCTCCGGCTAATTACATGCCGGATGTGCTCGAGACAGGCGAGGCGAAAGGAGGCTTAGGGTGGCGGCAGCCGACAAAGCATCATATTTCACTCCCTACATGCAATTATCTATCGGGTAGCAACGAAGTGGCTAGCCGATTTGTGCTACGTGCATGCCTCAGACCACCGATTTGTGCTGCTTCCCTTAGCCATACTGGGGATGGTCTAAGAGCACTCTGTACTCCATTCATTCCATGTACGGACTAGGCAACATGCCAATCCAACCCATGCCACAATTAATCACGTACAACCCGTCTCAATCCAACCTGCACGCATTCCATATGTAACCTGCGCTGTTGCTGTGCCACTTAGCTAGTGGCTCCTCTTGGGTTGAACAGTAACCAAACGAGTTGCTGTGAATCCCAAAGCACGTTGCAGGACTGGCCGTATGGCATGAGGACACGAACCAAACTAACCCTAACCCCTGATGCCTCTCAAGCTAACCCAACTCAGTAGGTCACTAATTCTTGAATATATGGTCAACTAGAGGTATATCACTAAGAGACTTGGGATGAACTATATTCATCCTTTAGNNNNNNNNNNNNNNNNNNNNNNNNNNNNNNNNNNNNNNNNNNNNNNNNNNNNNNNNNNNNNNNNNNNNNNNNNNNNNNNNNNNNNNNNNNNNNNNNNNNNNNNNNNNNNNNNNNNNNNNNNNNNNNNNNNNNNNNNNNNNNNNNNNNNNNNNNNNNNNNNNNNNNNNNNNNNNNNNNNNNNNNNNNNNNNNNNNNNNNNNNNNNNNNNNNNNNNNNNNNNNNNNNNNNNNNNNNNNNNNNNNNNNNNNNNNNNNNNNNNNNNNNNNNNNNNNNNNNNNNNNNNNNNNNTGTGAAGCTGTAGTTATCTCCAACTCTAGCACATGCGCCACTTCTAGCCCGTTCGATTTGCTATCTTGCATTTTATGGTAGATTTATATATTATATCTTTACTATGTCATATGCTCACATGTCTTTGATATAATTGTACGCGTATGGACCATGGACAATGTTATTAATGGTGTGCACACCCACCTCTGGGTTCGGGTCCTAGTTACAACGTGGACTACATACTTGTTTTGCATGAAGTTTTAGAAGTGAACTCAAATATCTCAAATGGCTTAGAACATGTGCAAAACGTACAAAAGATCATCCCTCAACTTACATGCGTATTTCTTGCCTTGtagaaaacaaataatataatgaATGTAATTATACTACAATACATGTTGTTCAACCATCAGACGTTAACTTATGTATGGTGAGTCAACCAACGTGACTTTCTCTGCCATATAGAAATTTCTTTGATTTTGCGAAATAATTCTTGTATACTAGAAAAATCAAGGGTTACAATCATGTCTGAAAATGTCTAAGACTCCCTCTGGGCCAGATCCAAGCCATACATAAGTTTGTCCTTGTGATTTCCCAAAGTTTGCCACGAAATGATTAGCATTATTTTAGCATCGAcgaatatgagtaatacaagaactACATTCCTCCAAACTTCCTTCAATTTCTTCGATCAGAAAATAGATTTTATAATCGAGATATAAAATTCAACTACCTTATGTTACCTCTGACATAGGGGAACATACATCCACTTGTTTATAAGTCGAGAGTTATTGCAAGCTTCATTCTTAGCATCAATAGTTGGATGGATAAAGAGAGAACAAAAAGAGGGCCAGGGCATCCTTATAGTCTTAAACACTAATGGCAGAGTCAATCTAGTGTGCTAGGTGGGATTTTGAACCACTCAAGTGATGGTTAAATCCGTCATAATTCCATCAATCCTAGATGGATAACCATCCAGTAGAACGATAGAAAAGGATCCAAACCATTCTATCTCTACTGGAGTACTGAGATTTGATCGTGCCCATGCAATACACTAGTACAATTTGAACTAGGCAATGTAAACATTAAAACATTTTCCTTGCCATTTATGATTTAGGTTTGCTTTACAAGCCCCTCCACATGTACTCTTTTATCACATAATTTGATCCACAATATAAAATGATCTCCTCCCTACCAGATCTCTCAAAGTAAAACCATGCATGTCACATGACCAAACACATACGTCTCTTAATTCACACAATAAATTGATGGCGGCGGTTACTGTCAGGCAGGATATACATTCTCGGTCACCTCTCCTTGAAAGCAATGAACACCAAGCCTATCACAGCGCTAGATCAAACAAGTCGCTCGTGTATATTTTCTTCTAGGATACAATGTTGACTAGTCAGCGGAGAAAAAAGCGACCGCAATAACTGGACAAGACAGGCATCTCCTTCATTTGTCACTCAAGTGCTACTACTTGTAGTTTAATTTAATCTCTTAGCTGCTAGGAAACTATTACTGTCAACTTGAAGCATGGGGCTGTAAAAAGGGCAAAGCATgaactaatcattcatgaattacTTGATTACCTGCTAATGTCATCATCAGCTCTTAATTTGGACTTTTGCCACACAAATATGGCAATGTAGTAAGTCAATTCAAAGGGAATTAAAGTAGGCATGTGACTCTTTGAAAAATTCAGTGCAAACAAAACTAAAGCCCCTTATGGGACCGAGGGAGTAATAAATTACTTAGATACATAAAGTTGGCAGTTCGCTATTGACAAATGTTGGACCTCCCCTGCCCTAGTGTGTGAGCATCAGGACCAATTAGAATCAATAGCCATATGCTTGTTTTAATAGCCTTAACTGAAGATCTGTGGCACCTGTGATTCACTGATCATTGCTACAGGAACTATATCTGAACCAGCATAGTAAGGTCACATGATGGTCATTTGGTTTTACTGTTCCAAAATCCCTTCATCTAATTCTATCAGGTATAAGTCAGTTTACCTTAAGCATGTGTAAATGGCAAACTAAAACAAAGGTGAAATGGTCAATTTCGTCACCAGCCTTTTTGCTGGAACCTAGCTCCTTTTTGCTGGAACTTGAATATCTGCTTGCTTACAGGAGTATAGTAACTATTATCctatatacctaaatagttgatctCCACTACATCTAATTTCACTTAACATGCAGCCTCCCACCTCACAAAGTTACGGCATACATGTCTATGACTTCATAAGTAATCCTTGCAATTATCCACCTTATACTTCTTAGACAAATCCATGTCATTAGCCGATCATCTCATGCATGCGTTGTGGACAATTGATTGGAATTGGAGCTACAAATTGATCGTTGGGATTCGGATTGAGAAGTGAAAATAGGAAGTGGAGAAGGCTTACATGCATAGAAATATTGGTTGGCCTATGCTCTCTTCCCAAATACTGAAGCATTTTTTTCTTGGAAAGCTCTACCTCAAATGTATTGTCCCAGAACGAAATCACCATGTGTATCAAGAAGAGTAAATCTTGGATGAAAGACACAATCTCAAGGAACGGCAACAAGTTCTTTTTCCTGATTTCTAGTTCCTCTACCTGAATCTGAACCTAGCACACTATAGTACATATGTTTCTCTGAATGTAAACAGATGAATGTATATGGGACGATAGTCTGGCAATCACTTCGACAGGAAGATAGATCTGCACTGCTGCATCGTGTCGTCGGGGTTGCTAACTGCACATGTAAATGATTTCTCAGCATCAAAGACAGATAAACCATGGGTTGAACTCAGCGAATAAACTGAACCAGGCAACAGATTTAAAATTGCTAGCAAGTGGAGTAACCACATAACTGTTTCGCAACTAAATCACAATGGGAGTTGTGCAATGTTTCTGAAGGAGTATCGAATGCCTTATGGCTACTCAGTTCACTACTCCATCAGCCTGAGGTGCACTCTTCAGGGACTACAGCTATGATGGTGAAAAGGTAGTTTCTGGCAGCTTTTAACATGACTTAAAAATGGTGCTACTTCGATGATTAGCTATGATGATGAAAAGGTAGTTTCTGGCAGCCACTACAGCTCGATCATCAACAATTCAGAGAAGTTGGATGTTAATGATACTGCCTTCATGCTTGAGCACAATACCAAATATGAAATCAGTTAGCATTAGCAACTAAAAATTCCGTTTGCTATTTGCATGCTCTGCAGCACAGCTCATTTAATTCAATACAAAGATGCTCTCTACGTCTCTCTTGTTAGCTATGGCCTTTCTTGTCCTGCAAAAATTACTCATCCAGGGATATGTCCTCAACTTAAATATAGAAAAAGCAACTCCATGATTTCACAAGCATACAAGAACTTTTATCACACAACCAGCATACCTGTATGACCAATTGTTCTGTTAGATTCAAATATCTCATGATCATTGCCACCCTATTAAATAAAATGGAAGGAAAAAGGAAGCACTAGTCAGACAAAATGCTAGAGAAAGATGCAGTACAGTTAAGTTTGTAGTAATCAAATGGGATGTCGTTAACAGTGGCTTGAAAAGTTGccgaacaccttgtgtgcacaAAGGTACTTCACTTCAGAAAAGACAATGAGATTTCTTACCTTGGGAGCACTGCACAACTAAAATATACATCTCTCACCTTGTAGGTTTTGTCCCCAAAAAAATGAATTTCTTTGAATTCTTCGAGATATCTCAAGCAGTAGGTTTTGTCCCAGCCTTTTGGGAATACCTGAATTCAGTGATGCAGTAGTAAATACCAAACTGGATATTTCTAGCAGATATGTATTAGTTAGTTACAATACTTACATCAAAGCTAATCTGCCCTCCAATGGAAAATGTGAGATTCAAGTGGCCAAACTTTTCACGAAGCACTGACACCATTTTAGGCCGAATGTTACGTACCTAAAGAATTGAATTGGCTCAGTTCCATGTTCTTCTAATGACATCTTTCCCCTTTCTGATTCGAACTAAAGTACCTTATCATACTTCTCAAAATCATCACGCTCTTCTTGAGTACAGTTCCTCCCTATAGGCGACACATTGATCATTCCATTCCTGAACTCTATGAATGTACCCCTGGGCAAATGTTAACTCGGTGAGTAAAGAGGTAGCAGCGGAGGGAACTCTCGGGTTCAGCGCTGACCTTTTAATTGGGATATCCAAGTCCGCGATGTAATGAAGAGTGAAGTTAATGATTTCCTGTGAGGTAGGAACTGTTAGGAAATACATAAATATAACTCTAACAGGAACACATAATATCACCATCAAGGCCTGAAAACTCATCTGCGACAAGTACATGAGAAGAACGCCACACGACATTGGCTCACCTTAAGCTGTTCATCTCCGAGGTGCGTTTTCAAACTCTGCAACACCAGGCGAAATTCAGCAGTGTACGCAACATCTCCAGTAGTAAACTCAGTGTGCATATATAATGTGGTGGAGACATACTTGCGTCCCCATAAGCTCGCCGTTCCTGTGCGCAACCAGACCGTTCTCGGCGAAGACGTAGTCGTAATCGGTGATGACTGCAGAGGAGAGAACAAACATCAGATATTCAGACCCAACTGATTACGGTTTCAGACAAGGTGAGCAAACAGTGCCTCGCGATGAACTCGGAATCCTAGCAAACTGTTCTGCTGAATCCAGGCAGGCTGGGTACCTGATTTTCCGAGCTGCTCGGAGATCTTGACCAGATCGGATCCCCCCACCAGGCCCACGCTCACAATCTGCTCCCCGGAAGAAACACAGACTGCCACAACATACAGTAAGTGGGAAATTAGATCTTAACCCACACTTTATTCCCCAGTTGATAATTTGCCCGGCGGAGAATCCCACGGAAAGAGAAACTGGAATTAGGCCTCACCTCGCGCAGTCGCTTCATGAACTCGCGCATCTCCGGCGACACCTCTTTGCGCGGCGCGGTGATGGTGTCGTCGACGTCGAAGAGCGCGAGCACGGCGGCgttcttcctcgccgccgccatCCCTGCTCGTCCTCCCGCGCTCCGCTGCAGCTGCTACGAATAAGAAGGGATGGGGCGCACCTCCTCGCGGCGGCCGCGTGATATAGCGCCGCCGCCGGcgaaaggagggggagggggatcgaTGCGTGGGGCGGAGAAAGTCAATACGCGCGAACGTGGTGTTTTTCGCACAATAAATgttattttttgaaattttgttaACTTTCAAATCGCGTATCCAATTATACGATTTGTCCGTCATTGTTTGATTTTAGCAGGACCAGAGTTTCAATACTAACACCCTGTTCGGAATCGCGCCGCTCCACAGCTCCACTCCCGGAGCGGGCCGAGCTGCAGTAGAAAATCACGGAGCTACAGTATCCTTGCTCCGCAGATTCCAGGAGTGGGTGGGTTGCCAAACAGGGCCTAAATCTCGTAAGTGTGTGTTAGGGCGGAAAAATCATCTTAAAAGTTGCAACCGAGTGAATAATCAAGTTGCCACAATATTGGCACTCCTTTTGATGTCGATACCGCTAACTTTTGACATGCATACAATGGCACGTTCATTATCGTGGAATTACAACTTTATGATACATACAAAAGAGGTTTTCTCAAAACAAACCTCAGCTATATGAAGACAACGGTGGAAACAGATCGTAAATTGGACAGACGCTTCAGTGCATAGTACATTTTAACCAGATAGACATTGCTATGAGAGGATCTCGCGCCGCCATATGCTTTCTGAAGCTGAAATTCATCGACCATGCTCTCCCTTCCTTCACCTTTTTTTCTTCTTAGCGGCAACAAAGAAAACACATCCATAAATTATGTTCGTCTCCTCTCACAATTTTCCTTCAATAGCTTTGCAATTTTCCTAGAAAAGATTCGCTGATGGCACTAAATATTCTTTGGCATGGTTTCAGTGATCGAGCACACCACTGATTATACACTTGGCCACGTAGTAGATCCATGTATAGTCATCACTTCAACTGTCAAGGTGTGGACTACACAAGACTGTGCATATAGCTATTGGAGACGGTCGCTTGGATTTTGTTCAACCGGTTTGGTTAACTATGTAGCCAGCTAAGTAATATAGTATATTGCTATATCTTGGCTTGGTGGATTAAAAAAAGTAAACATCCTCCCCCGCCTATAGATTAGAGAAGAAATAGTGATCGAGGTTCCTCCCCTACCATCATCCTCCTCCGTCGATAGATAgccgacttcttcctcctcctccagtgAGGGTGTGTAGCAAGGCTCCAATCTACATGTGGGAGCCGTAGTACCCCTCTCTTGGGACATTAAGTAGGTTGCCCATCTGGTAGCGAGATGAGGGTGTCATCTTCGGTGTGGAATTAGGTCTCCGCACCTCACCCACATTCCAATGATGCTTTTTCGTATGGAATATGGTGTATCCTCATATCTTGTTTCGTCGGTTCTAGCATTTTCTTCTACAGGTTTGTGGCGGTCGCACAAATCTTGTGGAGCGGACAACGTGGATCTACatcttgttcctcgggctcaagtTTCGAGCGATGAAGGTTGGCCAGACTCGGTCTCATCGGTGAGCATGTCAGGTTTGTGTTCTCCGCCTCCATTTGGCTGGAAATAGGGCATTCTACACACCTTCTCCATTTTCTTCACCAGGGCGGCGATTTGTTGTGCATATCATGGTCACAGGCGTCTTCTGGTCTGCATTGACAACTTCATGGTGGCTGCTTTTACTGGCCAACCTGATAGGGGTGAGTAACCTTGACCTTTACTGGCCATCGTATTGGAAGTATGTATGTGAATCTGTCCTGCTGACCATAATGATGTACTAGTGTCTGCTCCAATAGTCGAAACCATGATGCTAAGTGGAAACATGGAACTACTAAGTTCAGTGCATGGTTAATCTAGTTGTGATAGTCCTGGTGTGCGGGCATCAGGACCAAATTAGAATCATTAGGCTTATCTTTGTTCTAAGAGGTTTAACTAAATATATATGGCACCTGTGATTCTTTCATCATTTGCTACAGAAACTAAATCTAAACCAGCATAGCATGGTCATATGCTGGTCATTTTGTTTTATTATTCTAAAATTGTTTAATCTAAATTCTATCGGGTGTAAGTTAGTTTATGTTAAGCACGTGTAACTGGGATACCTAAACAAAAGGTGAAAATGCTCAATTTCAACACCGCCTAGTCTGCTGATTTCTTGGAACTTAGCTCTTTTGCTGGAACATGAATGTCTGCTACAGCCTACAGGGGTGTAGTTACTATTTATTTTCCAAATGGTCGAATGATTCCCTCTTTCTAATATGATGAGAGAAAAATAGGCTAGTTAATTTTAGCCAACATGCATGCATGTACATAGCAAGCATTCTATCAGTTTTGTGCTTTCAGGACAAGTGCTCAAATGTACTGTTGCAGAATAGAGATGACCATGTGTCCATGTGTATCATGAACAGTAAAGCATGGATGAAACACACAATCAACTCAAGGAACACTCTaacaagttggttttcctgtgCTAGTTCCTCCACCTGAACTTAAACCTAGGACAATATGGTACATATGTTTCTCTGAAAATAATTCTCAAGTTGAATCAGATATGTGCGCCTGGAAGTTCGGTTGTTCTTCTCTCAAAATATTGGTCCAGTGAACCTAATTTTAGGTGATAAAAGTGCAGACATACATTTGAAAAATAACTCGTGCACATGCGTCCCTGATCCTAACAGTATCATGACTCTATTTGTTTCTTCTTCAAGAGAAGCATGAAACAAGATACTCATATTCAGAGCAACACACACAAACAGTCCTATGCTATTATGAATAAGGTCTTTAATGGTCAGAGATATGCATGTAAACTTTTTCAGTCCACAATCCAATATGTAGTAGAGTATATGCTAGGAGGTAGAGTTTATGGTTGACAAAAATGCCCTACGGGTTTGTTCTTCTGTGGAAATAATGCATTTCTACAGAAATCCTTATTCAGCATATGATGTTGCCGTTCGCTACTGCCTGACATGATCCATGACCTAAACCTCTGAACCTGACACGTACACAAATCCTTTCTTAGCATGATATTCAGTTTCAGCT
Protein-coding regions in this window:
- the LOC123167099 gene encoding phosphomannomutase-like, with product MAAARKNAAVLALFDVDDTITAPRKEVSPEMREFMKRLREIVSVGLVGGSDLVKISEQLGKSVITDYDYVFAENGLVAHRNGELMGTQSLKTHLGDEQLKEIINFTLHYIADLDIPIKRGTFIEFRNGMINVSPIGRNCTQEERDDFEKYDKVRNIRPKMVSVLREKFGHLNLTFSIGGQISFDVFPKGWDKTYCLRYLEEFKEIHFFGDKTYKGGNDHEIFESNRTIGHTVSNPDDTMQQCRSIFLSK